GCGCGATTGTCTTCGGTGCGGTCGGGACAGCGGGGCAGCGCTGTACGAGTACCAGACGGGTGATCGTACATGAGTCGCAATATGAGCAGTTGGTGTCTCGACTCCGTTTTGCCTATGCTCAGGTGACGATTGGCGATCCCCTGATGCCTGATGTCTTGATGGGGCCGTTGATCGATGGTCACGCGGTGGCGAGGTATCAAGCGGCCTTGGATGCGGTGATTCAGGCTGGTGGGGAAATTCTTTACGGGGGGCATGTGTTGCCAGGCCCTGGACATTTTGTCCAGCCGACGATCGTGCGCGCTCAACACGATTGGGACATTGTTCAACAAGAAACGTTTGCGCCGATCCTCTATGTGATGACCTTTCAAACGCTGGATGAAGCTATCCACATGCAGAATGCGGTGCCGCAGGGGCTGTCGTCTGCCCTGTTTACCCAGCATCTTCGCCAGAGCGAGACCTTCTTGTCGGCCATGGGTAGTGACTGCGGAATCGCGAACATCAATATCGGTACGTCGGGAGCGGAAATTGGTGGGGCATTCGGCGGGGAGAAGGCCACTGGGGGCGGGCGCGAAGCGGGGTCTGATGCTTGGAAAGCGTATATGCGGCGGCAGACTACGACGATCAATTGGGGAACAGAGTTGCCGTTGGCGCAGGGCGTGAGGTTTGGGCGAGCGGAAGGAGGCGATGATGGAGCAATCCACTGAACTCGATGCCGTCCTGGCTCGAATGACCGCTGACTTTCTGGCACATAACAGTGCGGCTGAACTGCTTCGTCAGGCGCTGGATGAGATCGGGATCGGGTTTGTGCCGGTCATGGATCACGTGACCATCAGAACGACGGATATTGACCGTCGAGCGGAGGAGTTCGTTGGGCTGGGGTATGGGTATGATGAAACGATTCGCTATGAGGATTGGTACGCCAAGGTGTACAGGAAGGTTGGGTATCCGGCGCTTTTCGTCGATCAGGCTTATCCCGACGACCGCGGGAAAACCAGTATCATTCCTCGCTGGGTTGAAAAGTTCGGTGATCGAGTGTGGCACCATGTGGCGGTACGGGTCGAAGACATCGAGCATGCCATTCTCAAGTTGAAAGCGAGGGGCGTCGTCTTTTCAGGGGAGATTGTTGGTGCGCCTGGAGGCCCACTGAGGCAGATTTTTACGGCACCCGAGATGGTCGATGGCCAGCCCTTCTCAGTGCTGGAATTGGCCGAGCGGCATCAGGGGTATCAGGGGTTTCTTCCTCCGCAAGCGGACAGTTTGATGCGGTCTACCGTGCGTTGACCCCCTTGGTCAGAGCCTTCCTTTCTTCCCACCAGTGTGTTGCAACGGGCGTGTGGTTGCTGCACGTTGAGTCTCGACCGATTCCGCGAATGTGCGTACAATGCTCCCCTTAGCTGAATCGAGGTGATCGGTTCGTTTTGCTGCGAACTACACAGGAGGTCATTGATATGGTGCGAGTTGCCTTGCCGCTTCGAGCAATCACAATGCTGGTAGCTATCAGTGCGTTTGGAGGCGGTGACGGCCTCGTGCAGGCCTCGCCTTCCGGCCATGCTCCTCATGGCACGGTGACAATTGATGGCGTGACCGTCCCCGATATTGGTCCGCTGCCTGCCGTCGTTCCGGTTCCTTCCTCCAATCTGAATTATGCGGCGAAGATCGAGCTTGGGAAACAATTGTATTTCGATGGGCGTCTTTCCAAGAATAACGCCATTTCCTGCGCCTTCTGTCACAATCCGGGAACCGGCTTTGCGGATTCTCGGCAGACATCAATCGGAGTCGGTGGTGGGATTGGGGGGCGCCAGTCGCCGACGGTCTACAATACGGCATTCAACCATGTGCAGTTCTGGGATGGGCGGGCGCGCTCCTTGGAAGAACAAGCTATCGGGCCGATTCATAACCCTGTCGAGATGGCCGAAACGCACGAACACGTGGTGGCCAAATTGGGCAAGATCAAGGGCTATCAACAGCGATTTCGAGCCGTCTTTGGCACGGATGTGAATTTGCAGGGCATCGCTGAAGCCATCGCAGCCTATGAACGCACGGTCCTTTCGACGAACTCAGCCTTCGACAAATACATGATGGGGGATCAGAAGGCGATGGACGAGGCGGCTGCTCGAGGTCTTGCGCTTTTTAAGGGAAAGGCTCGCTGCATCCTGTGCCACAATGGGCCAAATTTGACCGATAATCAGTTCCACAATCTTGGCGTGCCCCAGGTCGGGCCGATGAAAGAAGACCTCGGCCGGTACAATGTCACTCGGGCGGAAAAAGACAAAGGCGCGTTTAAGACACCCACGCTGCGCAGCATTACGGAAACGTCCCCATACATGCACGACGGTGCGTTTAAGACGCTGGAGGAAGTGGTTGAATTTATGGATCAGGGCGGAGGGAGCAATCCCCATCTGAGTTCGCTGGTGCAACCCCTGCATTTGACGACAGAAGAAAAGGCCGATCTTGTGGCATTTTTGAAAGCGCTGACGGGGGAACCGCTCAAGTTCTCCATGCCGCAGTTGCCAAAATAAGTTGTGAATCCTTTTGAATGGCCATGACTCTCACGGCCAGATGCGTATGACGGATTGGTCTGTTCATGCGTCACATCGGTGCATTCCAACCCCAACCAGAGGAGGCCTCATATGTTTCGACATCTTTGCGTGCTTGGTGCGGGCACGCTGGCGCTGGCCATCGGTGGGCCCGTATTGGCGGCTGATATGAAGCCGGGTCCGGCCGACGGATTCGACATTCACGTGATGGCGCCGCATAAAATGGAAGACGGCTCGGTGGCCGGCCCGTTCCATCACTACTGTAAGGCCATCAAGCCTGAAGTCCTGCAGTGTCTGTTGTTTGAATCGACGGACCCGAATGCGGTGCTGACGGATGTGGAGTATTTTGTGGCGAAGCCCGTGTCTCGATCGGCGGTGCCGCTCGATGTATGGAATAAATTTTATCATGATCATGAAGTGGAAATTGCCACCGGTCGGGTTCAGGTATTGGATATGCCTGATGCGCAGGCTAAGGAAGTTGCGGCCGCCGCAGCCAAGACGGACGGCATCATTTTTCATTTGTGGCCGAAAGGCGCCAAAGCTCCGGATGGATCGGTCGGGCATCCGACCTCTGTGGGACACAAGCCGAGGACGGAGTAACGCTGTCGTTCACCAATGACTGATTCTTAGCCCCAGAGTAAGGAGGCCTTTATGCGAAGTGCGATTGCGATGATTGGGTTGTGCGCGGCTGTATTGACGGCGGCTGGTTGTGCGGAAACGTCGCACGAGATGAAAACTGCCTCTACTGCAGCTCCGGCTGCAGCGGCGAAGGCCATGCCGACTCCGGCGCAGGGCTATACTATTCACGTGATGGCGCCTCATAAGTTTGAAGACGGGTCGGTCCATGGGCCGTATCATCATTACTGCAAGCCAATTTCTCCAGAGGTGCTGCAATGTCTGCTGTTCGAATCAACCGATTCGAACGCATTGCTGACGGACATCGAATATTTCGTCGCTAAGTCGGTTTCCCGAGCTCATGTCCCGTTGGAGACATGGAATAAGTATTACCATGATCATGAGGTAGAGATCGCGACGGGGCGGGTTCAGATTCTCGACATGCCCGAGGCGCAAGCGAAGGAAGTCGCAGCGGTTGCGGCTAAGACAGATGGGATCATTTTCCACCTCTGGCCTGACGGGGCGAAGGCGCCGAATGGTGAGGTGGGGCACCCGCAGTCGGTTGGCCACAAGCATCGAACTGAGTAATCGAACGAGTCAATGGGCACAGGCGGAGAGGCCGAAGACGGTCGCCTCTCCGCCTGTGCCATTTTTAATAGGGACGGGGATGCCATGATGCGATTTGGACTGGTGTGTATGACCGCGGGAGTTCTAGGTGGCCTTACTGGTATCGGTTGGTCTGCAGATTCTGAGGTCCTGCGACCTCGTGTGCCGATGGATCAGATGGAGTCCGCTCGC
The sequence above is drawn from the Nitrospira defluvii genome and encodes:
- a CDS encoding VOC family protein encodes the protein MMEQSTELDAVLARMTADFLAHNSAAELLRQALDEIGIGFVPVMDHVTIRTTDIDRRAEEFVGLGYGYDETIRYEDWYAKVYRKVGYPALFVDQAYPDDRGKTSIIPRWVEKFGDRVWHHVAVRVEDIEHAILKLKARGVVFSGEIVGAPGGPLRQIFTAPEMVDGQPFSVLELAERHQGYQGFLPPQADSLMRSTVR
- a CDS encoding cytochrome-c peroxidase → MVRVALPLRAITMLVAISAFGGGDGLVQASPSGHAPHGTVTIDGVTVPDIGPLPAVVPVPSSNLNYAAKIELGKQLYFDGRLSKNNAISCAFCHNPGTGFADSRQTSIGVGGGIGGRQSPTVYNTAFNHVQFWDGRARSLEEQAIGPIHNPVEMAETHEHVVAKLGKIKGYQQRFRAVFGTDVNLQGIAEAIAAYERTVLSTNSAFDKYMMGDQKAMDEAAARGLALFKGKARCILCHNGPNLTDNQFHNLGVPQVGPMKEDLGRYNVTRAEKDKGAFKTPTLRSITETSPYMHDGAFKTLEEVVEFMDQGGGSNPHLSSLVQPLHLTTEEKADLVAFLKALTGEPLKFSMPQLPK
- a CDS encoding DUF1264 domain-containing protein; translation: MFRHLCVLGAGTLALAIGGPVLAADMKPGPADGFDIHVMAPHKMEDGSVAGPFHHYCKAIKPEVLQCLLFESTDPNAVLTDVEYFVAKPVSRSAVPLDVWNKFYHDHEVEIATGRVQVLDMPDAQAKEVAAAAAKTDGIIFHLWPKGAKAPDGSVGHPTSVGHKPRTE
- a CDS encoding DUF1264 domain-containing protein; this translates as MRSAIAMIGLCAAVLTAAGCAETSHEMKTASTAAPAAAAKAMPTPAQGYTIHVMAPHKFEDGSVHGPYHHYCKPISPEVLQCLLFESTDSNALLTDIEYFVAKSVSRAHVPLETWNKYYHDHEVEIATGRVQILDMPEAQAKEVAAVAAKTDGIIFHLWPDGAKAPNGEVGHPQSVGHKHRTE